The DNA window GGCTTCGATGATGACTTCGAATTGAAGGCTGGTCATCATGCAGGCTGCGGAGAATAGGCACATGTCGTGTTCGAACAGACGGTATAAGGTGAGCTCGCGGCCGTCTTCGGAGAGCATATAGGAGCGCAGTTGTCCCGAGCCGACGAGGAGAAGGCCTGTACAGCTGATGTTGCCGTCGTGGATGACGGTTCCTTTGGTCACTTTTCGGAAGAGGATGTTTTGCGAGAGGTATCGTTGTTCATCGGGGGTTAGTTTGTCCCAAATAGGAAAGTATAAAGAAAAGTCCATTATGCTCCCTCCTTGTTTGCAGTATAAGGGATGAAGGGGGAAGCTGTCAATTATATGTTGGGATACGGTTGTATATCACATAATATACTAGATGTATATATTATGTGATAATGTCACAGAAGATGGATATGGTGGTTGGTATAATAAAAAAAAAACGAGAGGAGCTATGAATATGGCTATGATGAAGATAGATGGAATGAATTTTGCGGAAGTGATCGGTGGAGGGCAGCCTGTTTTGGTAGAGTTCGGAGCACCGTGGTGTGTATATTGTCGTCGTATTGAGCCTGTGCTGAAGAAGGTGGCGGAGCAGTATGACGGTAAGCTTATGGTAGGTGCAGTCGATATTGATGTGTCGCCGAAGCTTGCTGAGGAGCATGGAATCGAGTTGGTGCCGACGCTTGTGCTGTTCAAGGATGGGCAGGCGCTTGGTGATGTTGTCAATCCTGCGTCGAAGGCGCAGATCGATGCGTGGATCCGTGAAACGGTGGATGTTGGATAATGGTGGATGAAGGAGGTATTATGATGAAGCACATTTATGATATGATCGTGATCGGTGGAGGGCCTGCGGGGTATACGGCGGCGCTTTATGCGACGCGGGCAGGTCTTGATACGTTGGTGTTGGAGAAGATGTCGGCGGGCGGACAGATGACGCAGACGATGCAGATAGATAATTATCCCGGATATGATGAGGGGATTGATGGCTTTTCGCTCGGAGAGAAGATGCAGGCAGGGGCGGAACGATTCGGTGCCAAATCGGAGATGGTAGAGGTCTATTCGGCTGTGCTTGATGAACCTGTTAAGAGGATCAATACGAGCGAGGGCGAGTTTTTTGCACGGACGGTCGTGATCGCGACGGGTGCGGAGCATAGATATCTCGGTGTAGAGAATGAAGAGAAGTTCGTTGGCAAGGGTGTTGCGTATTGTGCTGCTTGCGACGGTATGTTTTATCGTGGTAAGACGGTTGCCATCGTAGGCGGTGGTAATTCGGCAGCTGCTGATGCGCTTATTTTGTCGCGTATCTGCAAGAAGGTCATCTTGATCCATCGCAGAGATACGCTTCGTGCGACGAAGATATACCATGATCCGCTTCACAAAGCGGAAAATATCGAATTCCGTTGGAACAGTACGATCAGTGAGCTTAAGGGTGATGGACGATTGAGTGGATTGATGCTCCGCGATGTCAATACGGGCGAGGTGTCGGAGCTTCAAGTGGACGGATTGTTCGTCAGCATTGGTCGCAGTCCTGCGACGGCGCTGTTCGATGGTCAGCTTGTGCTTGATGATAATGGCTATATCGTAGCAGACGAATCGACACGGACGA is part of the Selenomonadales bacterium genome and encodes:
- a CDS encoding thioredoxin family protein, with protein sequence MAMMKIDGMNFAEVIGGGQPVLVEFGAPWCVYCRRIEPVLKKVAEQYDGKLMVGAVDIDVSPKLAEEHGIELVPTLVLFKDGQALGDVVNPASKAQIDAWIRETVDVG
- the trxB gene encoding thioredoxin-disulfide reductase — translated: MMKHIYDMIVIGGGPAGYTAALYATRAGLDTLVLEKMSAGGQMTQTMQIDNYPGYDEGIDGFSLGEKMQAGAERFGAKSEMVEVYSAVLDEPVKRINTSEGEFFARTVVIATGAEHRYLGVENEEKFVGKGVAYCAACDGMFYRGKTVAIVGGGNSAAADALILSRICKKVILIHRRDTLRATKIYHDPLHKAENIEFRWNSTISELKGDGRLSGLMLRDVNTGEVSELQVDGLFVSIGRSPATALFDGQLVLDDNGYIVADESTRTNLDGVFAVGDVRTKVLRQVITAAADGAVAAHYAEEYLAVHK